In Gemmatimonadetes bacterium SCN 70-22, one DNA window encodes the following:
- a CDS encoding transposase, with protein MKRKRFTEEQIVAILKEAAGSDNARLVVRKHGITETTFYRWKAKYSGIGLPQVKRLKALEDENTRLKRLVAELSLDNSMLKDVVGRKW; from the coding sequence ATGAAGCGGAAGCGCTTCACGGAAGAGCAGATCGTCGCGATCCTGAAGGAGGCGGCGGGCAGTGACAACGCCCGCCTGGTGGTGCGCAAGCACGGTATCACGGAGACCACGTTCTACCGCTGGAAGGCAAAGTACAGCGGGATCGGCCTGCCCCAGGTGAAACGGCTCAAGGCCCTCGAGGACGAGAACACGCGCCTCAAGCGCCTCGTGGCCGAGCTCAGCCTCGACAACTCGATGCTGAAAGACGTGGTGGGACGAAAGTGGTGA